From one Bos indicus x Bos taurus breed Angus x Brahman F1 hybrid chromosome 7, Bos_hybrid_MaternalHap_v2.0, whole genome shotgun sequence genomic stretch:
- the LOC113895783 gene encoding galactoside 3(4)-L-fucosyltransferase — protein sequence MYPPGCAKVKCSWHHCLPGLLLQLLLALCFFSYLRMSQEKPKPKPMWVSELGAPSQATEGSSAHLPLRVLLWTWPFNQPVALSRCSELWPGTADCQLTVNRSEYPQADAVLVHHREVSHRPQMQLPPSPRPPGQRWVWFSMESPSNCLKLKDLDGYFNLTMSYRQDSDIFMPYGWLEPWPGQPVETLLNISAKTKLVAWVVSNWNTDSIRVQYYKLLKPHLQVDVYGRFHTPLPHALMAKQLSQYKFYLAFENSLHPDYITEKLWKNALQAWAVPVVLGPSRVNYEQFLPPKAFIHVEDFQSPKDLAQYLLALDKDYASYLNYFRWRETLRPRSFSWALMFCKACWKLQQEPRYQTVPSIASWFQ from the coding sequence GCACCACTGTCTTCCCGGGCTGTTGCTGCAGCTGCTTCTGGCTCTGTGCTTCTTCTCTTATCTGCGTATGTCTCAAGAGAAGCCCAAGCCCAAGCCCATGTGGGTCTCTGAACTGGGGGCCCCTTCCCAGGCCACTGAGGGGTCCTCCGCCCACCTGCCTCTGCGTGTCCTGCTGTGGACATGGCCATTCAACCAGCCAGTGGCTCTGTCCCGCTGCTCGGAGTTGTGGCCTGGCACAGCTGACTGCCAGCTGACCGTCAACCGAAGCGAGTACCCTCAAGCGGACGCAGTCCTCGTGCACCACCGGGAGGTCAGCCACCGGCCCCAGATGCAGCTCCCGCCTTCCCCGCGGCCCCCTGGCCAGCGCTGGGTTTGGTTCAGCATGGAATCACCCAGCAACTGCTTGAAACTGAAGGACCTAGATGGTTACTTCAACCTCACCATGTCCTACCGCCAGGACTCAGATATCTTCATGCCCTACGGCTGGCTCGAGCCGTGGCCCGGCCAGCCCGTGGAGACGCTGCTCAACATCTCGGCCAAGACCAAGTTGGTGGCCTGGGTGGTGTCCAACTGGAATACAGACTCTATCAGGGTGCAATACTACAAGCTGCTGAAGCCACACCTCCAAGTGGACGTGTACGGACGCTTCCACACGCCACTGCCCCACGCGCTCATGGCCAAGCAGCTGTCCCAGTACAAGTTCTACCTGGCTTTTGAGAACTCCCTGCACCCCGACTACATCACAGAGAAGCTGTGGAAGAACGCCCTGCAGGCATGGGCCGTGCCAGTGGTCCTGGGACCCAGCCGGGTCAACTATGAACAGTTCCTGCCACCCAAAGCCTTCATCCACGTCGAAGACTTCCAGAGCCCCAAGGACCTGGCACAGTACTTGCTAGCACTGGACAAGGACTACGCCAGCTACCTGAACTACTTCCGCTGGCGGGAGACACTGCGGCCTCGGTCCTTCTCCTGGGCCCTGATGTTCTGTAAGGCCTGCTGGAAGCTGCAGCAGGAACCCAGGTACCAGACGGTGCCCAGTATCGCGTCTTGGTTCCAGTGA